Proteins from one Burkholderia oklahomensis C6786 genomic window:
- the sap1 gene encoding surface attachment protein Sap1, with amino-acid sequence MMKRTGLFLMLTSGIVAFSVAQASGDAPLKPQQEIQLTKNAWGCLSKDNLDSVLNHERDGQSQAKQQYFDDYRCLSVPEGQRFRIVSVDNGDVQFVSAENSDQQGLWADSRFVKQ; translated from the coding sequence ATGATGAAGCGAACCGGTCTTTTTCTGATGTTGACGAGCGGCATCGTTGCATTTTCAGTGGCGCAGGCGAGCGGCGACGCGCCGCTCAAGCCGCAGCAGGAAATCCAGCTTACCAAGAATGCCTGGGGATGCCTGTCGAAAGACAATCTGGATTCCGTACTGAATCATGAGCGCGACGGCCAGTCGCAGGCAAAGCAGCAGTATTTCGACGACTACCGCTGCCTGTCGGTGCCGGAGGGCCAGCGTTTCCGGATCGTCAGCGTCGACAACGGCGACGTGCAGTTCGTGAGCGCGGAGAACAGCGACCAGCAAGGTCTCTGGGCCGACTCGCGCTTCGTCAAGCAGTAA
- the speG gene encoding spermidine N1-acetyltransferase translates to MQIQNEQHTLALRPLERQDLRFVHELNNDAKIMRYWFEEPYETFTELSQLYDQHVHDQRERRFVAADPDGELVGLVELIELDYIHRRGEFQIIIAPNRQGRGYATRATRLAVEYAFKVLNLRKLYLIVDKSNAAAIRVYEKCGFQHEAELIEEFFGNGQYHNALRMCIFQRDYFVAQPNAELHGRE, encoded by the coding sequence ATGCAAATTCAGAACGAACAACATACGCTCGCGCTGAGACCGCTCGAGCGTCAGGATCTCCGTTTCGTCCACGAACTGAACAACGACGCGAAGATCATGCGTTACTGGTTCGAAGAGCCGTACGAAACGTTTACGGAGCTGTCGCAGCTATACGATCAGCACGTGCACGACCAGCGCGAGCGCCGCTTCGTCGCGGCCGATCCGGACGGCGAACTCGTCGGTCTCGTCGAACTGATCGAGCTCGATTACATCCATCGTCGCGGCGAGTTCCAGATCATCATCGCGCCGAACCGGCAGGGACGCGGGTACGCGACGCGCGCGACCCGGCTCGCCGTCGAATACGCGTTCAAGGTGCTGAACCTGCGCAAGCTGTATTTGATCGTCGACAAATCGAATGCCGCGGCGATTCGGGTTTACGAGAAATGCGGTTTTCAGCACGAGGCCGAATTGATCGAAGAGTTTTTCGGCAACGGCCAATATCACAACGCATTGAGAATGTGCATTTTCCAGCGCGATTATTTCGTCGCCCAGCCGAATGCGGAATTGCACGGCCGCGAATAA
- a CDS encoding lipoprotein: MKKIIIALAVSAGVLSGCAVYVPDQPGVIMAPQGGPGNGFCPPGQAKKGNC; the protein is encoded by the coding sequence ATGAAGAAAATCATCATCGCTTTGGCGGTTTCCGCAGGTGTCCTGAGCGGCTGCGCGGTCTACGTGCCGGATCAGCCGGGCGTCATCATGGCGCCGCAGGGCGGCCCGGGCAACGGCTTCTGCCCGCCCGGACAAGCGAAGAAAGGAAACTGCTGA
- a CDS encoding DUF4382 domain-containing protein, with translation MKTIWKILGLAAAASISLAGCGGGDGGGTQTGTLHVAMTDAPSCGFDHIFVTVSKVRVNMSAQAGDNDAGWTDVALATPQKVDLLSLTNGVLADLGQNALPAGQYQQVRLVLAQNQGNTLANSVVPTGGTEQPLATPSATQSGYKIITPFTVQPNTLVDLVLDFNACKSIVQRGNGTYALKPVVTATPTVVSGAIDGYVAPNEAGATVYAEQNGHVIKGTLADSSGHFVLTPLVQSSTNGNYDVVIAQNNVSTGIVRSVPVVVNTTTSVSTSSAPIALPASTMNVVSGTATASADAILRALQMVNSLPYEIASANANLDTGAYALTLPTAAPVVGTYSGSLPVVMGAVPTVAGQYTIEADAANGATQQQPVNISTGSVSNVNFGF, from the coding sequence ATGAAAACAATTTGGAAGATTCTCGGCCTGGCGGCCGCCGCGTCGATCTCGCTTGCCGGCTGCGGCGGCGGTGACGGCGGCGGCACGCAAACCGGCACGCTGCACGTCGCGATGACCGATGCGCCGTCGTGCGGCTTTGATCATATCTTTGTGACTGTCTCGAAGGTGCGCGTCAACATGAGTGCGCAAGCGGGCGACAACGACGCCGGCTGGACCGACGTCGCACTCGCGACGCCGCAGAAGGTCGACCTGCTGTCGCTGACCAACGGTGTGCTCGCCGATCTTGGCCAGAACGCGCTGCCGGCCGGCCAGTATCAGCAAGTGCGTCTCGTGCTTGCGCAGAACCAGGGCAACACGCTCGCGAACTCGGTCGTGCCGACGGGCGGCACCGAGCAACCGCTCGCAACGCCGAGCGCGACGCAAAGCGGCTACAAGATCATCACGCCGTTCACGGTTCAGCCGAACACGCTCGTCGATCTCGTTCTCGACTTCAACGCGTGCAAGTCGATCGTCCAGCGCGGCAACGGCACGTACGCGCTCAAGCCCGTCGTGACCGCGACGCCGACCGTCGTCAGCGGCGCGATCGACGGCTACGTCGCGCCGAACGAAGCCGGTGCGACGGTCTACGCCGAGCAGAACGGCCACGTGATCAAGGGCACCCTCGCCGACAGCAGCGGCCACTTCGTGCTGACGCCGCTCGTGCAGAGCTCGACGAACGGCAACTACGACGTCGTGATCGCGCAGAACAACGTGTCGACCGGGATCGTCCGTTCGGTGCCCGTCGTCGTGAACACGACGACGTCGGTGTCGACGTCGTCCGCGCCGATCGCGCTGCCTGCATCGACGATGAACGTCGTGAGCGGCACGGCCACGGCGAGCGCGGATGCGATCCTGCGTGCACTGCAGATGGTGAACTCGCTGCCTTATGAGATCGCGTCGGCGAACGCGAATCTCGATACCGGCGCCTACGCGCTGACGCTGCCGACCGCGGCGCCGGTCGTCGGCACGTACTCGGGTTCGCTGCCGGTCGTGATGGGCGCGGTGCCGACCGTCGCAGGCCAGTACACGATCGAAGCCGACGCGGCGAACGGCGCGACGCAGCAGCAGCCTGTGAACATCAGCACGGGCTCGGTCTCGAACGTCAATTTCGGGTTCTGA
- a CDS encoding lysozyme inhibitor LprI family protein, producing MEQDGTYGYEPALSEDDVRSGKAAKPLVMMRYVSLRDGTYVLLMLDPDNENDATRVTCQAPCNFAKVQIMSGTMVLKTETIRVAPNSLIGAMLEDALSDQLRPYGQTAPMPRPVAVPSINNPATTSIQSTPQDSTTESIPQQTSFDCSKARSIPEYLICHDPELAASDRELAIIYQQAKEAVSDKAAFADRTRKQWNYRQKNCRDKRCLVSWYAHQKEVLTKIAQTGDVSAQ from the coding sequence ATGGAACAAGACGGTACATATGGCTACGAGCCGGCCTTAAGTGAGGATGACGTGCGAAGCGGAAAAGCAGCGAAGCCCCTCGTCATGATGCGTTATGTCAGTCTTCGGGATGGAACGTACGTATTGCTGATGCTTGATCCGGACAACGAAAATGATGCGACGCGCGTGACATGCCAAGCACCGTGCAATTTTGCGAAAGTGCAGATCATGTCCGGCACGATGGTGCTAAAGACCGAGACGATTCGTGTCGCGCCGAATTCGCTGATAGGCGCAATGCTGGAAGACGCCTTATCGGACCAATTAAGACCGTATGGCCAGACTGCACCAATGCCTCGGCCAGTTGCCGTTCCATCCATCAATAACCCGGCAACGACCTCGATTCAGTCGACACCACAAGACTCGACGACGGAATCAATTCCACAGCAAACAAGTTTCGATTGCTCGAAGGCCAGATCAATTCCTGAATATCTGATCTGCCATGACCCTGAACTCGCGGCGTCCGATCGCGAGCTCGCGATCATCTATCAGCAAGCAAAAGAAGCGGTTTCCGACAAAGCCGCATTCGCCGATCGCACGCGCAAGCAATGGAATTACCGTCAGAAGAATTGCCGTGACAAGCGCTGTCTTGTTTCGTGGTACGCCCACCAAAAAGAGGTCTTGACCAAGATCGCTCAGACGGGTGACGTGAGCGCGCAGTGA
- the mnmE gene encoding tRNA uridine-5-carboxymethylaminomethyl(34) synthesis GTPase MnmE → MLATDSDPIVAIATASGRGGIGVVRISLGRAAEAAALALSDALCGTRLAPRHASYVPFLDGAGEPLDRGIALYFPAPHSYTGEHVLELQGHGGPIVLQLVLQRCLDAGRAYGLRLAEPGEFTRRAFLNDKLDLAQAEAVADLIEASTEAAARSAGRSLDGAFSRDIHALVDDVIALRMLVEATLDFPEEEIDFLEAADARGKLAHIRERLAHVLGDARQGALLREGLSVVLAGQPNVGKSSLLNALAGAELAIVTPIAGTTRDKVAQTIQVEGIPLHIIDTAGLRETEDEVEKIGIARTWGEIERADVVLHLLDARSRLGADDQAIAARFPAGVPVVRVLNKTDLTDVPASVARGGGGEGGAEVCEVRLSAKRGDGIDLLRGELLRIAGWQAGAESVYLARERHLIALRAAQAHLARAAEHADQNAQALDLFAEELRLAQEQLNSITGEFTSDDLLGVIFSRFCIGK, encoded by the coding sequence ATGCTTGCCACTGATTCCGATCCGATCGTCGCCATTGCCACCGCGTCCGGCCGGGGTGGAATCGGCGTCGTGCGCATTTCGCTCGGACGCGCCGCGGAAGCGGCGGCGCTCGCGCTGAGCGACGCGCTGTGCGGCACGCGGCTTGCGCCGCGCCATGCGAGCTACGTGCCGTTTCTCGACGGCGCCGGCGAGCCGCTCGATCGCGGCATCGCGCTCTATTTCCCGGCGCCGCACTCGTACACCGGCGAGCACGTGCTCGAGCTGCAAGGCCATGGCGGCCCGATCGTGCTGCAACTCGTGCTGCAGCGCTGCCTCGACGCCGGGCGCGCGTACGGCTTGCGGCTCGCCGAGCCGGGCGAATTCACGCGCCGCGCGTTCTTGAACGACAAGCTCGACCTCGCGCAGGCCGAGGCCGTCGCCGATCTGATCGAGGCGAGCACCGAGGCCGCCGCTCGCTCGGCCGGCCGGTCGCTCGACGGCGCGTTCTCGCGCGACATCCACGCGCTCGTCGACGACGTGATCGCGCTGCGGATGCTCGTTGAGGCGACGCTCGACTTTCCGGAAGAGGAGATCGACTTTCTGGAGGCGGCGGATGCGCGCGGCAAGCTCGCGCACATCCGCGAGCGGCTCGCGCACGTGCTCGGCGACGCGCGGCAGGGGGCGCTGCTGCGCGAGGGGCTGTCGGTGGTGCTCGCGGGGCAGCCGAACGTCGGCAAGTCGTCGCTATTGAACGCGCTTGCGGGCGCGGAGCTCGCGATCGTGACGCCGATCGCCGGCACGACGCGCGACAAGGTCGCGCAGACGATCCAGGTCGAGGGCATTCCGCTGCACATCATCGACACGGCGGGGCTGCGCGAGACGGAGGACGAGGTCGAGAAGATCGGCATCGCGCGCACGTGGGGCGAAATCGAGCGGGCGGACGTCGTGCTGCATCTGCTCGATGCGCGCAGCAGGCTCGGCGCCGACGACCAGGCGATTGCCGCGCGTTTTCCGGCCGGGGTGCCGGTCGTGCGCGTGCTGAACAAGACGGATCTGACGGACGTGCCGGCGTCGGTGGCGCGTGGGGGCGGCGGAGAGGGCGGCGCGGAGGTGTGCGAAGTGCGGCTGTCGGCGAAGCGCGGCGACGGGATCGATCTGCTGCGCGGCGAGCTGCTGCGGATCGCCGGGTGGCAGGCGGGCGCGGAAAGCGTGTACCTCGCGCGCGAGCGGCATCTGATCGCGCTGCGCGCGGCGCAGGCGCATCTTGCGCGGGCGGCCGAGCATGCGGATCAGAATGCGCAGGCGCTGGATCTCTTCGCCGAGGAACTGCGGCTCGCGCAGGAGCAGCTCAATTCGATTACCGGGGAATTTACTTCTGATGATTTGTTGGGAGTGATCTTTAGTCGGTTTTGTATTGGGAAGTAG
- a CDS encoding helix-turn-helix domain-containing protein — protein sequence MRSPEKVTGATELALHFNLRHHGEHPVSPQTAHKWLTGRTIPTPDKLRTLAEWLRVDLHWLHYGPPPSAARTTPQPLPRDEKYPPTQETIELASKIEALSPHHRYLVQELIEQFYGDTSKR from the coding sequence TTGCGCAGCCCAGAAAAAGTGACCGGCGCGACGGAACTCGCTTTGCATTTCAATTTGCGTCATCACGGCGAGCATCCGGTTTCTCCGCAAACTGCGCACAAATGGCTGACGGGCCGCACGATCCCGACACCTGACAAGCTTCGCACGCTTGCCGAGTGGCTGCGGGTCGACCTGCATTGGCTGCACTACGGTCCGCCGCCGAGCGCGGCGCGCACGACGCCGCAGCCGCTGCCGCGCGACGAAAAATATCCGCCGACGCAGGAGACGATCGAGCTCGCGTCGAAGATCGAGGCGCTGTCGCCGCATCACCGCTATCTGGTGCAGGAACTGATCGAACAGTTCTACGGCGATACCTCGAAGCGCTGA
- the yidC gene encoding membrane protein insertase YidC yields the protein MDIKRTVLWVIFFMSAVMLFDNWQRSHGRPSMFFPNVTQTNTASNAANGASGASAAAANALPAAATGAAPATTAPAAQAQLVRFSTDVYDGEIDTRGGTLAKLTLKKEGDGKQPDLFVTLFDHAANHTYLARTGLLGGDFPNHNDVYAQVAGPTSLSGDQNTLKLSFESPVKGGVKVVKTYTFTRGSYVIGVDTKIDNVGTAPVTPTVYMELVRDNTPVETPLFSHTFLGPAVYTDQKHFQKINFSDVDKNKADYVTSADNGWIAMVQHYFASAWIPQQGAKRDIYVEKIDPTLYRVGVKQPVAAIAPGQSADVSARLFAGPEEERMLEGIAPGLELVKDYGWVTIIAKPLFWLLEKIHGFVGNWGWAIVLLTLLIKAVFFPLSAASYKSMARMKEITPRMQALRERFKSDPQKMNAALMELYKTEKVNPFGGCLPVVIQIPVFISLYWVLLASVEMRGAPWVLWIHDLSQRDPYFILPVLMAVSMFVQTKLNPTPPDPVQAKMMMFMPIAFSVMFFFFPAGLVLYYVVNNVLSIAQQYYITRTLGGAAAKKKTS from the coding sequence ATGGATATCAAACGCACCGTCCTATGGGTGATCTTCTTCATGTCAGCGGTCATGCTGTTCGACAACTGGCAGCGGTCCCACGGACGCCCGTCGATGTTCTTCCCGAACGTCACGCAGACGAACACCGCGTCGAACGCGGCTAACGGCGCGTCGGGCGCAAGCGCGGCGGCGGCGAACGCGCTGCCGGCGGCCGCGACGGGCGCAGCCCCCGCGACGACCGCGCCCGCGGCGCAGGCGCAGCTCGTGCGCTTCTCGACCGACGTCTACGACGGCGAGATCGACACGCGCGGCGGCACGCTCGCGAAGCTGACGCTGAAGAAAGAGGGCGACGGCAAGCAGCCCGACCTGTTCGTCACGCTGTTCGACCACGCCGCGAACCACACGTACCTCGCGCGCACGGGCCTCCTCGGCGGCGACTTCCCGAACCACAACGACGTCTATGCGCAGGTCGCGGGTCCGACGTCGCTGTCGGGCGACCAGAACACGCTGAAGCTGTCGTTCGAATCGCCTGTGAAGGGCGGCGTGAAGGTCGTGAAGACGTACACGTTCACGCGCGGCAGCTACGTGATCGGCGTCGACACGAAGATCGACAACGTCGGCACGGCGCCCGTGACGCCGACCGTCTACATGGAGCTCGTGCGCGACAACACGCCCGTCGAGACGCCGCTCTTCTCGCACACGTTCCTCGGGCCGGCGGTCTACACCGACCAGAAGCACTTCCAGAAGATCAACTTCAGCGACGTCGACAAGAACAAGGCCGATTACGTCACGTCCGCCGACAACGGCTGGATCGCGATGGTTCAGCACTACTTCGCGTCCGCGTGGATTCCGCAGCAAGGCGCGAAGCGCGACATCTACGTCGAGAAGATCGATCCGACGCTTTACCGCGTCGGCGTCAAGCAGCCGGTCGCGGCGATCGCGCCGGGCCAGTCGGCCGACGTGTCCGCGCGCCTCTTCGCCGGTCCGGAAGAAGAGCGGATGCTCGAAGGCATTGCGCCGGGCCTCGAGCTCGTGAAGGACTACGGCTGGGTGACGATCATCGCGAAGCCGCTGTTCTGGCTGCTCGAGAAGATCCACGGCTTCGTCGGCAACTGGGGCTGGGCGATCGTCCTGCTCACGCTGCTGATCAAGGCGGTGTTCTTCCCGCTGTCGGCGGCGAGCTACAAGTCGATGGCGCGGATGAAGGAAATCACGCCGCGGATGCAGGCGCTGCGCGAGCGCTTCAAGAGCGATCCGCAGAAGATGAACGCGGCGCTGATGGAGCTCTACAAGACCGAGAAGGTGAATCCGTTCGGCGGCTGCCTGCCGGTGGTGATCCAGATCCCGGTGTTCATCTCGCTGTACTGGGTGCTGCTCGCATCGGTGGAAATGCGCGGCGCGCCGTGGGTTCTGTGGATTCACGACCTGTCGCAGCGCGATCCGTACTTCATCCTGCCGGTGCTGATGGCTGTCTCGATGTTCGTGCAGACGAAGCTCAATCCGACCCCGCCGGATCCGGTCCAGGCGAAGATGATGATGTTCATGCCGATCGCGTTCTCGGTGATGTTCTTCTTCTTCCCTGCCGGCCTCGTGCTGTACTACGTGGTGAACAACGTGCTGTCGATCGCGCAGCAGTACTACATCACGCGTACGCTCGGCGGCGCCGCGGCGAAGAAAAAGACGAGCTGA
- the yidD gene encoding membrane protein insertion efficiency factor YidD, with protein MQTVLIALLRFYKVAVSPLLGSRCRFYPSCSDYAREAIQYHGAARGTYLAARRLCRCHPFSAGGIDLVPPPNSDARNASHKAEASSHRL; from the coding sequence ATGCAAACGGTTTTGATCGCGTTGCTGCGCTTCTACAAGGTTGCCGTGAGCCCGCTGCTCGGCAGCCGTTGCCGTTTTTATCCCTCCTGTTCGGATTACGCGCGCGAGGCAATCCAGTATCATGGCGCCGCGCGCGGCACTTACCTTGCCGCCAGGCGCCTGTGCCGATGCCATCCGTTCTCCGCGGGCGGCATCGACCTCGTCCCGCCGCCCAACTCCGACGCACGCAACGCTTCTCACAAAGCTGAGGCGTCGTCCCATCGACTCTGA